In Phaeodactylum tricornutum CCAP 1055/1 chromosome 21, whole genome shotgun sequence, the following proteins share a genomic window:
- a CDS encoding predicted protein yields FDMYSFCEVLGPEEANRQLRRHWETWVTEDIIKQLAESGAVNSLRLPVGDFMYRPYGPYHGCVDGSLDYVDNLLDWAYSHGLSVLIDIHTAKDSQNGFDNSGKTMGFRWTSNLNSEFSGLTTFEHWPIRSAAWVGDFDPQTASYSSINYANIQHSLKVVLDVVTRYAEHPAVLGLEPLNEPWQYTPIDTLKRFYWEGYLIVKLKAPFWKYVMHDGFRFGPDFWGGFMEGCPERALDTHIYQAWRDPDSRIGFFTDACQQKSNIATMERAFGPVIVGEWSLATDNCAMWLNGFNDNLPGFPRLPCKFTPCAEPYMGPGQPGTPVDPSKPIQGPYGSGLSGPVFGLCPGSRDWRKETSDNPLTGQDWIRAPPNIPKVLDDTDNVMQRLAMKKIDAFSGIGHGFYFWNFRTDLYEPQWSYMAALERGWIPRGNLAGNEKILNACLREDKGAFRCVLKRGQIDRAIRSAMDYILNAENRADTPEGKAALSKTGKDLEEAAKPILSDYFEQHRLEGATCDFGGIAMLV; encoded by the coding sequence TTTGACATGTACTCGTTCTGTGAGGTCTTGGGTCCAGAAGAAGCCAACCGGCAGTTGCGACGTCACTGGGAGACGTGGGTCACCGAAGACATAATCAAGCAGCTGGCCGAGTCGGGAGCCGTCAACTCGTTGCGATTGCCCGTGGGAGATTTCATGTACCGGCCCTACGGACCCTACCACGGGTGCGTGGACGGCTCTCTGGACTACGTGGACAACTTGTTGGATTGGGCCTACAGCCACGGTCTTTCGGTTTTAATTGACATACATACCGCCAAGGATTCGCAGAACGGGTTCGACAATTCAGGAAAGACCATGGGATTTCGGTGGACTTCCAATTTGAATAGTGAATTCTCGGGACTCACCACTTTTGAACACTGGCCGATTCGTTCCGCTGCCTGGGTTGGAGATTTTGACCCCCAGACGGCCTCGTATTCCTCCATCAACTACGCTAATATTCAGCATTCGCTGAAGGTCGTGCTAGATGTTGTCACCCGCTATGCTGAACACCCGGCGGTACTGGGATTGGAGCCACTAAATGAACCATGGCAGTACACTCCGATCGATACGCTCAAACGCTTTTACTGGGAAGGATACCTCATTGTCAAATTAAAGGCACCTTTCTGGAAATATGTCATGCATGACGGCTTTCGCTTCGGTCCCGACTTTTGGGGTGGTTTTATGGAAGGCTGTCCCGAACGTGCACTGGACACGCATATTTACCAAGCTTGGCGTGACCCTGATTCTCGGATAGGTTTCTTCACGGATGCGTGCCAACAAAAATCGAACATTGCCACAATGGAACGAGCTTTTGGACCTGTAATTGTCGGCGAATGGTCGCTGGCAACGGACAATTGCGCCATGTGGCTCAATGGGTTCAACGACAACTTACCTGGTTTCCCACGTTTGCCATGCAAGTTCACACCTTGTGCCGAACCGTACATGGGACCCGGTCAACCCGGAACTCCGGTAGATCCTTCCAAACCGATTCAGGGTCCGTACGGATCGGGTTTGTCCGGGCCCGTGTTTGGATTGTGCCCAGGTAGTCGAGACTGGCGGAAGGAAACGAGCGACAATCCTTTGACGGGGCAGGACTGGATACGGGCGCCTCCTAATATCCCAAAGGTTTTGGACGATACCGACAACGTAATGCAGCGACTCGCGATGAAAAAGATTGACGCGTTCTCAGGTATTGGACACGGATTTTACTTTTGGAACTTTCGAACGGACTTGTACGAACCGCAGTGGTCGTATATGGCCGCGTTGGAGCGAGGATGGATTCCGCGTGGTAATTTGGCGGGCAACGAAAAGATTCTGAATGCATGCCTCCGCGAAGACAAGGGCGCGTTCCGCTGTGTTCTCAAGCGTGGCCAAATAGACCGAGCAATTCGCAGCGCTATGGATTATATTTTGAATGCGGAGAACAGAGCCGATACCCCAGAAGGGAAAGCAGCTCTTAGCAAGACTGGAAAAGACCTGGAAGAAGCAGCCAAGCCAATCTTGAGTGACTACTTCGAACAGCATCGATTGGAGGGTGCCACATGCGATTTTGGAGGAATTGCCAtgttggtg
- a CDS encoding predicted protein — MNNSRSDRHFFLLAFLLLLVTQSCFVQANSLTNHGVHDYTENANHRGLLGTYDIGFDDVSNTIDTVTVDFKNGDGGVNITGRFEIWVPTSNAQNNIDLACDGELYTGNQIEVSNSTTITDPSSSFVFSFASNITSASPFYYTDGSGADLVVCVKFILTDGATDQNSREIAIKVNVDSSLDIESVNFLDTASAAPATDSDGTIVYAISVDLCDSAPSSIVIGDLVPFCFFAAQYPLAHLDSVETLTITYGSTELAVLASGSPSSSLAGLLDGPQSSGGCPSNECIQYGVAFPPSFIDATEVEIVGEAILRIGRSRNMFLRRLQVQAIVTVDRLLSESHTQHQPFRVRLVLPSAVVQGDTQEVARRGFHATVSSRQYSPLILMALLATLAVCTAWLLWRRQRKQKMVATESSL; from the exons ATGAACAATAGCCGGAGTGATCGACACTTCTTCTTGCTTGCTTTTCTGCTTTTATTGGTTACACAAA GCTGCTTCGTACAGGCAAACTCTTTGACCAATCATGGCGTACACGATTATACGGAGAACGCG AATCATCGTGGACTTTTAGGAACGTACGATATTGGGTTCGACGACGTTTCAAATACCATCGATACCGTCACGGTCGACTTTAAGAATGGAGATGGCGGTGTCAATATCACCGGAAGGTTTGAGATTTGGGTGCCCACTTCCAACGCTCAGAACAACATTGATCTCGCCTGTGATGGTGAGCTCTACACCGGCAATCAAATTGAAGTCAGTAACAGTACGACGATTACCGATCCGTCCTCCTCCTTTGTCTTTAGCTTTGCCAGCAACATCACTTCGGCTAGTCCTTTTTACTACACTGACGGTAGTGGCGCCGATCTTGTCGTGTGTGTTAAATTTATACTTACGGATGGTGCGACCGACCAGAATAGCCGAGAG ATTGCCATCAAAGTAAATGTTGATTCTAGCCTTGACATTGAAAGTGTCAATTTTCTCGATACGGCATCCGCAGCCCCCGCTACTGATTCGGACGGAACGATTGTGTATGCAATTTCTGTTGACCTTTGCGACTCCGCGCCCAGCTCCATTGTTATTGGCGACTTGGTTCCATTCTGCTTTTTCGCGGCTCAATATCCGTTGGCCCATTTGGATTCTGTCGAGACTCTCACCATTACGTACGGATCAACCGAACTCGCGGTACTGGCCAGCGGTAGTCCATCGTCAAGTCTGGCCGGTTTACTCGATGGTCCCCAGAGCAGCGGTGGTTGTCCTAGTAACGAGTGCATTCAGTACGGTGTCGCTTTCCCACCGTCCTTTATTGACGCCACGGAGGTAGAGATCGTTGGTGAAGCTATTCTGCGAATTGGTAGATCACGCAATATGTTTCTGCGACGACTCCAGGTGCAAGCCATTGTTACGGTGGATCGCTTACTGAGTGAAAGTCATACGCAACACCAACCATTCCGAGTGCGTTTAGTTTTACCCAGCGCTGTCGTACAAGGTGATACGCAGGAGGTAGCCCGTCGTGGTTTCCATGCGACAGTGTCTTCGCGCCAATATTCTCCACTGATACTCATGGCCCTGTTGGCGACACTCGCTGTATGCACGGCTTGGCTTCTTTGGCGAAGACAGCGCAAGCAAAAGATGGTGGCAACAGAATCCTCGCTTTGA